The DNA sequence TTGATTTTTACTTATATAGGGTTTGCCAGCAAAGAAGTCAAAGTAACCTCCAAAATGTTCGGCGGCAATGAAAAAACGCAAATAACCAAGAATATAGCTGTCAAACCAATAGTCAATGATGCTTACGTCAATCGATTAAATCAAAGTGATAATCCTGATTTTCAGATACCTGATATCGATGGTTCGAACCAAACATACAGTTTAAACCAAAGGTATTTCGACTCTTCAAGGATTAAACAAATAGAGAAAGGGAAAGACAATATAAAAGTCAAAATATATCCCGAAGACATCTATTTTGAAATTGGATTCACTCAAAAAAGCAGTTTGCAATTTGTACAGCGAAAAAATCTACCGGCACTACAAAATCAATTTGCCCAAGGCAGGCCAGCTAATGGTACTTTCACTTGGTTCGGTCCAGAAACAAATGAACTGTTTTCATTTGGCCCCAGATTGGCAAATCTGGAGTATGACGGCCAACCGTATCCCTTTGATATAAATGGACAATTAGTGAATCTGGGGGATGGGAGCGGAATCAATGCCCAACCTTACGAAGAATCTATTTTTCAAACAGGCTTAAATACATTTAACGCCTTAGATTTCATAATCCACTCTGACCAACACCAACTTACGTTCAACTATACGAACAGCAATTTTAAAGATCTATTCAATAAATCGGGAAGCAAGACCAATGCCATTGATTTGAATTATACCAATAAGGGTGAAATTCTTCATTGGGACACCTCCATTCAATACAATAACAGCAAGGTCGGAAATGCGAACATAAATGCCTTTCACAATCAAATTTATTTAGGACATTTGATTACACCGCCTAGTTTTTCCAATGGTCAGGGCTTTTTTCTGGATGATGGAAGCCAAAGAAGTTTTAGCCCGCAAAACTTCAACAATCCTAACTGGTTGCTCGAACGAAATAGAAACGAATTCAAATATTCATTTTTTAAAGCCAACCTTAAGAATAAGATCAATGTGATTGACGGTTTAAACTTAGAAACAGGCTTGGCCTTTACGAAACAGTCTGAGGATTTATTTTTTGGCTTACCTATAAATACGAATGGTTTTATAGATGGCTATCAAAGTCTAAAAACCATTGATTCCGAAGAAATCTCATTGGACCTTTCGGCCAGTTATTCAAATATTTTCATTTCAGATGATATTTACTTTTATCCATATTCTTCGATTAGTTATAACAACTCTCGATTAGACTATGGCCTTTTGGAGGAATCTCCAGTTCAAGAGTTGAATTCATTAAATGCCGAACCAAATAAGTCAACAGTTCAACTCAAAAACAGATTGCTATTTGAAGCGTACTTTGATGTTGAGGTGAACTTGAGCCTTCAAAACAATTCATTCTCATCAACAATTCAAGGAAGTAGATGGTTTTTACCCTCTGCAAAGGCCTATTTAAAGTTGGGCAATGATATTTTTAATTATTCCAGTTTCCTTAGTTCGATTTCTATAAGTGGAGGAATTTCAAAAGATGTGGTCGATTTTCCCCTGTATTACGATAATCTGAGCCACAACAGTTTGCAGCTTACTATTGATGAGAGTTTAGGCTACACAACAAATAATGACCTTTTTACTTCTTCAGACCTTGATTTTGAGGAGGTGACGCAGTTCGATGTGGAGACAAAAATAGCCTTGTTCGACAATCGGGTCAATCTTGCGGCCAGTTATTACAATTCCAGGCATAAGAACAGTATTTTTCCGGTTTTTGAAAATACTTCATGGCAGCTTCGAAATATTGCTGAAATCAAGAACAAGGGATTCGAAGCCACATTGCAATTTTACCTAAACCAATATTATGATTCAAAATTCAAGCTAGA is a window from the Muricauda sp. SCSIO 65647 genome containing:
- a CDS encoding carboxypeptidase-like regulatory domain-containing protein produces the protein MKTKIIILVFFILPSSMLLGQHGVLSGTLLDNNGLPIPGASITVKGKNIGTQTDFDGNYSLNCEVGDVLIFTYIGFASKEVKVTSKMFGGNEKTQITKNIAVKPIVNDAYVNRLNQSDNPDFQIPDIDGSNQTYSLNQRYFDSSRIKQIEKGKDNIKVKIYPEDIYFEIGFTQKSSLQFVQRKNLPALQNQFAQGRPANGTFTWFGPETNELFSFGPRLANLEYDGQPYPFDINGQLVNLGDGSGINAQPYEESIFQTGLNTFNALDFIIHSDQHQLTFNYTNSNFKDLFNKSGSKTNAIDLNYTNKGEILHWDTSIQYNNSKVGNANINAFHNQIYLGHLITPPSFSNGQGFFLDDGSQRSFSPQNFNNPNWLLERNRNEFKYSFFKANLKNKINVIDGLNLETGLAFTKQSEDLFFGLPINTNGFIDGYQSLKTIDSEEISLDLSASYSNIFISDDIYFYPYSSISYNNSRLDYGLLEESPVQELNSLNAEPNKSTVQLKNRLLFEAYFDVEVNLSLQNNSFSSTIQGSRWFLPSAKAYLKLGNDIFNYSSFLSSISISGGISKDVVDFPLYYDNLSHNSLQLTIDESLGYTTNNDLFTSSDLDFEEVTQFDVETKIALFDNRVNLAASYYNSRHKNSIFPVFENTSWQLRNIAEIKNKGFEATLQFYLNQYYDSKFKLDTKFIFSINRPTVEAIYDESLDRIPISGFQGISKNLIVGQPAGVVVGTAFLRNGNNEIVVGNDGFPLVNPEPQILGNTIPDFNLGWSNTLNFNQFTLSFLLDYQKGGEIWNGTQNTLNYFGTSQETAALRSTTDFIFQGIDESGNVNSTPVDFASPTADVTQNRWVRYGFGGIAEEAISDGSYLNLKSIALSYKIKNDSKNVLFKEIDLGIFAKNIWNWTKTRGANPYSSLFGNASSDGLHFFNLPLASEVGLTINIKI